The genomic DNA GGAGCTCCTCAGCGCCCTGCTGGACTCAGGAGTTACCAAAGATGTTCTGATCCAGGCCCTGGATGATATGGACCCCAGCCCGCGGGGCTTTGGAGTAAAACTAGAGAGCCTGCCCATGTCGCCCGCTCCTCCTCAGAGCGGCAAGATGAACGGAGCGGACTCCGACTCGAAGCCCGTCTTCCACACGCTCACCAACGGCCACAGCAAGGGCAAGCTGTCCGGGGACGAGGGCTCCGAGGACGGGGACGACTACGACACCCCGCCGATACTGAAGGAGCTCCAGTCACTCAACACCGAGGAGGCCGCCGAGCAGAGGGCGGAGGTGGAGCGCATGTTGGCGTAAGTTTTCCGACGGAATCTGACTTTTTTTCAAACGTGTAAAAACTAAATCAAATGTAGGCCTAGGCCTAGTTTAATGGCAGTGTCCGGGGTGAAATGAGAAAGTGACATCAATCGCTCAGGATTAACCTATAGCGCACTCCAAATGCTCTTCATTTTTAAGTTGTGGCCTTTTAAAACTTCGAGAATCGATCATAAATTTAGAAATAATGGACCTTTATTAACCAAAAGTTCCTTCCCTAtctttgtttacaatttaaaaaaacc from Micropterus dolomieu isolate WLL.071019.BEF.003 ecotype Adirondacks unplaced genomic scaffold, ASM2129224v1 contig_6118, whole genome shotgun sequence includes the following:
- the LOC123964901 gene encoding hepatocyte nuclear factor 1-beta-A-like — translated: MFSKMVSKLTSLQQELLSALLDSGVTKDVLIQALDDMDPSPRGFGVKLESLPMSPAPPQSGKMNGADSDSKPVFHTLTNGHSKGKLSGDEGSEDGDDYDTPPILKELQSLNTEEAAEQRAEVERMLA